A portion of the Cloacibacillus sp. genome contains these proteins:
- a CDS encoding polyprenyl synthetase family protein has protein sequence MNNIELESVKGQFEGYRRLFEDYLKETAPLRAEGVPPSLNESMEYSLNAGGKRLRPVLCLAAAKQCGVEPRLALPMALGLEMVHTATLIHDDLPCMDDDDLRRGKPSNHAKFGETLAVLAGDALLAQAFIFPLENLKQIEAANVMTAIRLFSRAIGPAGVCGGQVLDMFNDHSVPDREYVRSIAALKTGALIEAAVVSGAALGCSKESIIDKYSLYALHLGSAFQIVDDILDVTSTAEELGKTPGKDSEQDKLTHVTAYGLEKAREMARAESEAAKAALSGMLDGGDFLMQLPDYLVHRSH, from the coding sequence ATGAATAACATCGAGCTTGAATCGGTAAAAGGCCAATTTGAAGGCTACAGGAGGCTCTTTGAAGACTATCTGAAAGAGACCGCGCCTCTGCGCGCGGAAGGCGTACCCCCAAGCCTCAACGAATCTATGGAGTATTCGCTGAACGCGGGCGGAAAACGGCTGCGCCCAGTGCTCTGCCTCGCCGCGGCCAAGCAGTGCGGAGTAGAGCCACGCCTTGCGCTGCCCATGGCGCTCGGCCTTGAAATGGTGCATACTGCGACGCTCATCCACGACGACCTTCCCTGCATGGACGACGACGACCTCAGGCGCGGCAAGCCGTCAAACCACGCGAAATTCGGCGAGACGCTCGCGGTGCTCGCCGGAGACGCGCTTCTTGCTCAGGCCTTTATATTCCCTCTGGAAAACCTCAAACAAATAGAGGCCGCCAACGTAATGACCGCGATACGGCTCTTCTCCCGCGCCATAGGCCCAGCCGGAGTATGCGGCGGACAGGTGCTGGACATGTTCAACGACCACAGCGTTCCCGACAGGGAATATGTGCGGAGCATCGCCGCGCTGAAGACCGGCGCGCTCATTGAGGCCGCCGTAGTAAGCGGCGCGGCGCTCGGATGCTCCAAAGAGAGTATAATAGACAAGTACAGCCTCTACGCGCTGCATCTTGGCTCCGCCTTTCAGATAGTGGATGATATACTTGATGTCACCAGCACGGCGGAGGAGTTGGGAAAGACGCCGGGCAAGGACAGCGAGCAGGACAAGCTGACTCATGTGACCGCCTACGGACTTGAAAAGGCCCGGGAAATGGCGCGCGCGGAGTCGGAGGCGGCAAAAGCTGCTCTGTCTGGGATGCTGGACGGCGGCGATTTTCTGATGCAGCTGCCGGATTATCTAGTGCACAGGAGCCATTAA
- the xseB gene encoding exodeoxyribonuclease VII small subunit, translating into MDFTAKMTELEKILKDMEGETLSLDTALLDYERGIALVRECRGYLEEAQKKITLLSQDGAETDVPVEEKKDHE; encoded by the coding sequence ATGGACTTCACGGCGAAGATGACGGAACTAGAGAAAATTTTAAAGGATATGGAGGGGGAGACCCTCTCTCTCGACACGGCGCTTTTAGACTACGAACGCGGCATCGCGCTTGTAAGGGAATGCCGCGGATATCTAGAAGAGGCGCAGAAAAAAATAACACTGCTCTCGCAGGACGGCGCGGAGACGGACGTTCCCGTGGAGGAGAAAAAAGACCATGAATAA
- the rpmB gene encoding 50S ribosomal protein L28, translating to MSKFCDCCGRGPVTGNAVSHSNRHTRRRWLINLQSVRVDVGGGETRKLRICTKCLRSGKVQRAV from the coding sequence ATGTCAAAATTCTGTGATTGCTGCGGCCGCGGGCCGGTAACAGGAAACGCCGTCAGCCACTCCAACCGTCATACGAGACGCCGCTGGCTCATAAATCTTCAGAGCGTAAGGGTAGACGTAGGCGGTGGAGAGACTCGTAAACTTCGTATCTGCACGAAGTGCCTCCGTTCCGGAAAAGTACAAAGGGCCGTTTAA
- a CDS encoding DNA translocase FtsK, with product MREKSAGRRREQKEPSVSMRERFSESLQHLQRAGRIANLLTIFFLLFLIAALYTPWTGQGGAFLAHALLSSAGGAVIIPILFLLYVSVLTILRKDMSGLVKQGCGTFFIFMLASLLLGLNRLTGGEELTRFPYLAAGDAGIAISTAAYKTTGVLGTFITGLLFLYFAMLFFNIHIFSYLKLPNISLPSFSQMGKRSRRAAKKSEPSELANAPDDEGYEEEAIEEEEEYAPNIAACKASGDYFKYEEEHADAAQLRFGGGRPQEEELPQDGLAFEEEVDYNDPSTLADDDAPALIQDPSFNLDGRAARRVKQGIFPPPIEIFGPEESHVDEMDEEKAAPLGEKIVKTLEQFSIESHLAEILIGPTVIQFRIQLAPGIKVSKVAALANDIALAMAVPSLRIEAPIPGKPYVGIEIPNPRRRGIPLRTVIEDDCFKKTKLSLPLPFGVAVNGDSVIVGLEELPHLLVAGTTGSGKSVFVNSCIVGLCSKRSPEELRMILVDPKRVEMAVYDKLPHLLTPPVTDPKKAVQALAWLIREMEKRYTTFAKIRVRNLEGYNEKVLPKDRLPHIVIVVDELADLMMTAAKEVEEYICRLAQMARATGIHLMLATQRPSVNIITGLIKANIPARVAFTLPSNADSRTIIDCAGAEKLLGKGDMLFLSTKHPKPVRIQSPWIDEAILGDWLRYLTNTFGEPEFIEIEAQGGENTGCGAGGVYDDDLLDEAVQTVMSTGIASASGLQRRLRVGFSRASRLIDMMEQIGIVGAADGARPREILVDEDGAQELLDDARNG from the coding sequence ATGAGAGAAAAAAGCGCGGGAAGACGCAGGGAACAAAAAGAACCCTCCGTCTCCATGAGAGAACGGTTCAGCGAATCACTCCAACATCTCCAGAGGGCCGGAAGGATAGCCAATCTGCTGACCATTTTCTTCCTGCTCTTTCTCATAGCGGCGCTCTACACCCCGTGGACGGGACAGGGCGGCGCCTTCCTCGCGCACGCGCTGCTTTCGTCGGCTGGCGGCGCCGTGATAATCCCCATCCTGTTTTTGCTTTACGTAAGCGTGCTTACGATACTGCGCAAAGATATGTCGGGCCTCGTAAAACAGGGGTGCGGGACATTTTTCATATTCATGCTCGCGTCGCTGCTTCTTGGCCTGAACAGGCTTACGGGCGGCGAAGAACTGACGCGCTTTCCGTACCTTGCGGCGGGAGACGCGGGCATCGCTATCAGCACCGCCGCCTATAAGACGACGGGCGTGCTCGGCACCTTCATAACAGGCCTGCTTTTTCTCTACTTTGCCATGCTCTTCTTTAATATCCATATATTCTCATATTTAAAACTGCCCAATATCTCTCTGCCGTCTTTCAGCCAGATGGGAAAAAGAAGCAGGAGAGCGGCAAAAAAATCAGAGCCGTCAGAGCTTGCAAACGCCCCTGACGATGAAGGATACGAAGAAGAAGCAATCGAAGAGGAAGAGGAGTACGCGCCGAATATCGCGGCCTGCAAGGCAAGCGGAGACTATTTCAAATACGAAGAGGAGCACGCGGATGCGGCGCAGCTACGCTTCGGCGGCGGACGCCCCCAGGAAGAAGAACTGCCGCAGGACGGCCTTGCTTTTGAGGAAGAGGTCGACTATAACGACCCGTCAACTCTTGCGGACGACGACGCACCGGCGCTCATACAGGACCCCAGCTTCAATCTCGACGGACGTGCGGCACGCAGGGTGAAGCAGGGGATATTCCCGCCGCCCATAGAAATATTCGGGCCGGAGGAGAGCCACGTAGACGAGATGGACGAGGAAAAGGCGGCGCCGCTTGGCGAAAAAATAGTAAAGACGCTCGAACAGTTCAGCATAGAGTCGCACTTAGCCGAAATACTTATCGGGCCTACCGTTATACAGTTTAGGATACAGCTTGCGCCGGGAATAAAGGTAAGCAAGGTGGCGGCGCTCGCAAACGACATCGCGCTTGCTATGGCCGTCCCGAGCCTGCGCATCGAGGCGCCCATCCCGGGCAAGCCCTACGTCGGCATTGAGATACCGAACCCGCGCAGACGCGGGATACCGCTTCGCACGGTAATAGAGGACGACTGCTTCAAAAAGACGAAGCTCTCGCTGCCTCTTCCGTTCGGCGTAGCCGTAAACGGAGATTCCGTAATCGTAGGCCTCGAAGAGCTGCCGCATCTTCTCGTTGCGGGAACCACCGGCTCCGGCAAGAGCGTCTTCGTAAACTCCTGCATAGTGGGGCTTTGCTCAAAGCGCAGCCCGGAAGAGCTGCGCATGATACTTGTAGACCCAAAGCGCGTTGAAATGGCCGTCTACGACAAGCTGCCGCATCTTCTGACGCCTCCCGTAACAGACCCGAAGAAGGCTGTTCAGGCTCTTGCGTGGCTCATTCGGGAGATGGAAAAAAGATACACGACCTTCGCAAAGATACGAGTGAGGAACCTAGAAGGATACAATGAAAAGGTGCTGCCGAAAGACAGACTGCCTCACATCGTAATCGTTGTGGACGAACTTGCCGACTTGATGATGACCGCTGCCAAAGAGGTGGAGGAGTACATCTGCCGCCTCGCGCAAATGGCGCGCGCCACCGGCATCCACCTGATGCTGGCAACGCAGCGCCCCTCTGTAAATATAATAACGGGGCTGATAAAGGCAAACATCCCCGCCAGAGTCGCCTTCACACTGCCCAGCAACGCAGACTCGCGAACTATCATCGACTGCGCAGGCGCGGAAAAACTGCTCGGCAAGGGAGACATGCTCTTTCTTTCAACGAAGCATCCAAAGCCGGTGAGGATACAGTCACCGTGGATAGACGAGGCCATTCTTGGCGACTGGCTTAGATATTTGACAAATACGTTCGGTGAGCCGGAGTTTATTGAAATAGAGGCGCAGGGCGGAGAGAACACAGGCTGCGGAGCGGGCGGCGTCTACGACGACGATCTGCTGGACGAGGCCGTTCAGACCGTAATGTCCACCGGCATAGCCTCAGCGAGCGGCCTCCAGAGGCGTCTGCGCGTCGGGTTTTCGCGCGCCTCAAGGCTCATCGACATGATGGAGCAGATAGGCATAGTGGGAGCCGCGGACGGCGCGCGCCCACGCGAGATACTTGTGGACGAGGACGGCGCGCAGGAGCTGCTTGACGACGCGCGCAACGGCTGA
- a CDS encoding TldD/PmbA family protein, with product MNYQFLHDNIEKALKKGADYADVFLQQGEGHSVHFEDGKIDEISSSATDGAGSRIISNGRTFYAHAPGLLEEAVAGSFSRCSEFAFGSPFRITASSAPLFGPAEQIAPPAADFFRETDDRLKKESSFIRQSSYRYTVSHKRVVVIKPDGTTAEDTRYYSSFTAQVIAEKNGVLQTGSERRCMSLGEEGFWHGSAPLEIAMTALRRALLMLEAKPCPAGRMNVIMAGEAGGTIVHEACGHGLEADIVEKDYSVYRGRIGEKVAHESVTMLDEAPMPGLYGAYRFDDEGTPAQRTVLIENGILKGYLTDVLSHKLYGLPLTGNGRRESYRNIPVPRMSNTYLLPGAASLEEMLAMAQNGLYVKKMGGGEVDPTSGDFVFYVTEGYLIEKGRVTSPVRGAILTGNGPEALMNIAALGGNLIMDPGVCGKSGQGVPVTDGQPSMLIESLTVGGSEA from the coding sequence ATGAACTATCAATTTTTGCACGACAACATAGAAAAGGCGTTAAAAAAGGGCGCGGACTACGCAGACGTCTTCCTTCAGCAGGGAGAGGGACACTCCGTACATTTTGAGGACGGAAAGATAGACGAGATATCGTCGTCCGCTACGGACGGCGCTGGAAGCCGGATAATATCAAACGGGCGCACCTTTTACGCGCACGCGCCGGGCCTGCTTGAAGAGGCGGTGGCTGGCTCGTTTTCAAGATGCTCTGAATTTGCCTTCGGATCGCCGTTTCGCATAACGGCGTCGTCCGCGCCGCTTTTTGGGCCGGCGGAGCAGATAGCGCCGCCCGCGGCGGATTTTTTCCGCGAGACGGACGACCGGTTAAAAAAAGAATCCTCTTTTATAAGGCAAAGCTCCTACCGATACACCGTGTCGCATAAAAGAGTCGTCGTAATCAAACCCGACGGCACGACGGCCGAGGACACCAGATACTATTCCTCGTTCACAGCGCAGGTGATAGCGGAGAAAAACGGCGTGCTCCAGACGGGCTCCGAAAGACGGTGCATGTCGCTTGGCGAAGAGGGCTTCTGGCACGGCAGCGCGCCGCTTGAAATAGCTATGACCGCGCTGCGGCGCGCGCTTTTGATGCTTGAGGCAAAACCTTGTCCCGCCGGACGCATGAACGTCATAATGGCGGGAGAGGCGGGGGGCACCATCGTGCACGAAGCGTGCGGACACGGGCTGGAGGCCGACATCGTTGAAAAAGATTATTCCGTATACCGCGGACGCATAGGCGAAAAGGTGGCGCACGAAAGCGTCACGATGCTCGACGAAGCGCCTATGCCAGGGCTTTACGGCGCCTACCGCTTTGACGACGAAGGCACGCCAGCGCAGCGCACGGTGCTTATAGAAAACGGGATATTGAAGGGGTATCTGACGGACGTGCTCTCGCATAAGCTCTACGGCCTTCCTCTTACGGGCAACGGGCGCAGAGAATCTTACCGCAACATCCCAGTGCCGCGCATGAGCAACACCTACCTTCTTCCCGGGGCCGCAAGTTTAGAGGAGATGCTTGCAATGGCGCAAAACGGCCTCTACGTTAAAAAAATGGGCGGCGGCGAAGTAGACCCGACCTCGGGCGATTTCGTCTTTTACGTCACAGAGGGCTATTTGATAGAAAAAGGGCGCGTCACCTCTCCTGTGCGCGGCGCGATACTAACTGGCAACGGCCCCGAGGCGCTGATGAACATAGCGGCGCTTGGCGGCAACCTCATCATGGACCCGGGCGTCTGCGGAAAATCAGGGCAGGGCGTCCCTGTGACCGACGGCCAGCCGTCTATGCTAATTGAATCTCTCACAGTCGGGGGAAGCGAAGCATGA
- a CDS encoding DUF4911 domain-containing protein: MKPEICEVRLTVPQKDIYYISWIIDAAEGLGFLRTDDAKAGRVTIFTPKELYGDLMGLVGALRAEGLEIQKTEEEDDKPASCNETTDTGEIK; the protein is encoded by the coding sequence ATGAAACCGGAAATATGCGAGGTACGCCTTACTGTGCCTCAAAAAGATATATACTATATAAGTTGGATAATAGACGCGGCGGAGGGGCTGGGCTTTCTGCGCACCGACGACGCGAAGGCGGGACGAGTCACCATCTTCACGCCAAAAGAACTTTACGGCGACCTCATGGGGCTGGTCGGCGCGCTGCGCGCCGAAGGCCTTGAAATACAAAAAACGGAAGAAGAGGACGACAAACCTGCCTCTTGCAATGAAACGACTGACACGGGAGAGATAAAATGA
- the mltG gene encoding endolytic transglycosylase MltG, with protein sequence MLGTKKDLFIFITAISAFCYLCLYVPYTYPKLPDEWTTKHEVLIPSGATAAAAARQIVEAGVTDDARRLSREMASAGIDRRLMPGLYTLRKSSPAGVVRQLLRAKPVVNKVTLIPGSTFERAAKLFGADEAGGSLFEKALADDANFYPPVLELIPAKTVLRAAYLLPETYFISPGKEAASEFVKRASEQWYKKVGTKLPKEASRSWLFERGILASMVEGEARIAAERPVLAGIFLKRLEKNMRMQSCATVVYSWEMQNVKKRRLTYKDLEIKSPYNTYIHSGFPPAPICVPGEDAWLGALYPTSGDYLFFFAAADGHHLFSKTYEEHIAKQNIEKKRRAGS encoded by the coding sequence ATGCTTGGCACGAAGAAGGACCTTTTTATTTTTATCACGGCAATTTCGGCATTCTGTTATTTATGCCTCTACGTACCATATACATACCCCAAGCTTCCCGACGAGTGGACGACGAAACATGAGGTGCTCATTCCAAGCGGGGCTACTGCGGCTGCGGCCGCGCGGCAGATAGTTGAGGCGGGCGTCACGGACGACGCGCGGCGACTTTCGCGCGAGATGGCCTCAGCCGGTATAGACCGCAGGCTGATGCCGGGGCTTTACACTCTGCGCAAAAGCTCGCCCGCTGGAGTAGTGCGGCAGCTGCTGCGCGCAAAGCCGGTGGTGAACAAGGTGACGCTCATTCCAGGCTCGACCTTTGAACGAGCGGCAAAGCTTTTCGGCGCAGACGAAGCGGGCGGCTCGCTCTTTGAAAAGGCGCTAGCGGACGACGCCAATTTCTACCCTCCGGTGCTTGAGCTGATCCCTGCAAAAACAGTGCTGCGCGCGGCATATCTGCTGCCCGAGACCTATTTCATCTCGCCCGGCAAAGAGGCGGCCTCCGAGTTTGTAAAAAGAGCGTCGGAACAATGGTACAAAAAAGTAGGTACAAAACTGCCGAAGGAGGCGTCGCGTTCGTGGCTCTTCGAGCGCGGGATACTTGCCTCAATGGTCGAGGGCGAGGCGCGCATAGCCGCGGAACGCCCAGTGCTTGCCGGAATTTTTTTAAAGCGCCTCGAAAAAAATATGAGGATGCAGTCCTGCGCTACCGTAGTCTATTCATGGGAGATGCAAAACGTAAAAAAACGGCGTCTTACCTATAAAGACCTTGAAATAAAATCGCCGTACAATACATACATACACAGCGGCTTTCCCCCGGCGCCTATATGTGTTCCCGGTGAGGACGCCTGGCTTGGCGCGCTCTATCCGACGTCGGGCGACTATTTATTTTTCTTCGCGGCGGCCGACGGACATCATCTCTTCAGCAAGACCTACGAAGAACATATTGCAAAGCAAAATATAGAAAAAAAGAGGCGGGCGGGATCATGA